A region of the Halostella limicola genome:
CCGCCGCGGACGCGCTCGCAGGCGAAGGCGTCGCCGATCAGCGCCGCGTCTCGCGTCTCGGCCACGTCGTGGGTCCGGACGACGTGCGCGCCGCGTTCGACGGCCATCGAGGTGGCCGCGAGGCTGACGGGCAGGGCCTCCTCGGTCGAGCGGTCGGCGATCTCCCGGAGGAAGTTCTTCCGGTTGATCGAGACGAGGATCGGACGATCCAGCCCGCGGAACTCACGGAGGCGGCGGAGCGTCTCGCGGTCGTCTTCGAGCGTCTTCTCCTCGCTCCACCCGCCGAAGGCGGGGTCGACGATCGTCTTGTCGGTGAGGCCGTTGCGCTGCAGCGCCTCGTAGATGTCGTCGACGTCCTCGATCGCACCGGGGCGCTCCAGGTCCGGCGGACTCGCCATCTTCGCGACGGCGGCGTCGTACTCCTCACACACGTCGGGCATCGCCGGGTCGGCGAAGCCGCAGATGTCATTGACCATGTCGAACCCTCGCGCGAGCGCCTCGTCGGCGACCTCGGCGTAGCGCGTCTCGATCGAGAAGACGGCGTCGCCGCTCACGCTCTCCATCGCCTCGACCGCCGTGTCCAGGCGGTCGAGTTCCTCCTCGGCCGAGAGCACCTCGAAGCGCTTGTTCGCCGACTCCAGTCCCACGTCGACGATGTCGGCTCCCTCGCCGACCAGTTCGTCGTCGACGTACGCGGCCGCCTCGCCGGGGTCGTCGTAGACGCTCGGGTCGTACGGCGACTCCTCGCTGACGTTCAGCACGCCCATGATCCGCGGCGGGTGGTCGTCCCCGATCCCGAGGCCCGCGGCCTCAACGTTTCGCATGGCTGTACCGCAGGACTACTGGACCAAAAGGCGTGCGTTCCCGGCGGGACGCGGCGGTCAGTCGGCGTCGCTGACGGCGGTCTCGTCCTCGGTCGTGTACGCTCCGGCGTACTGTCCGACGAGAACGACGCCGATCACGAGGAAGAAGGCGGCCCCCCAGGGTCCGAACTCCGTCGGCCACTTGCCCATGATGTCGGTGAGTGCGACGGTCAGTCCGGCGACGGCGATCGACAGGAACCCGAGAAACAGCACCTGCCTCTTCGACGATTTGGGATCCATCGTACCTTCTAATAGTCGGTCCCCGGGATTAGGTATCCTACCTCAACAGATTGGTTATCGCTGTAATTCGAGTGAGATTGCTCTCGACATCGCGTACGATACGGCTCTTCGCGGTTCGTCGCCGGTCGTTTCAATCGCTTTTTACCCTCCCGACGGCAAGGGCCGGACATGGCAAAGGTCAGCATCGGGCTCCGCGGGTGGCGCTTCGAGGAGTCCGAAGTGTTCGCCGAGGACGGCGACTGGCGGCCGTTCGAGGAGATACCCGACGAGACGCGTGAGCGGCTCATCCGGCTCCGGACGCTCGTGAACAAGCCCTGCGACTGCTGTTTCCTGATCCACGGCGAGGAGGAGATGGAACGCTGTCGCGAGGCGGCGATCGTCTACGGCGAACCGTACTCCGAGGTCGTCCTCTGCGACGACCACGAGGCCGACTTCCTCTACTGGTTCCGCGAGGCGGGCGGCGACGCCCACGTTGGCGAGGACGAACTGCAGGACGAGTTCCACGAGTGGTTCGCCGCCGGCGAGCGCGCGCCCGAGGGCTACGGCGGCGTCGACCACGTCGACACCGACCCCGAGACGCTGCCCGATCCGCCGAACCCCAACGAGGACAACGAGGACCGCTACCGGATCGACCTCCGCGAGGGGCTCGACCGCGACGGCGGAGGGGGCGACATCGACGAGGTGGACCTGGGGGACCTCGACCTCTCGACCGACTACCCGTCGTCATGAGCGCGCCGACGGTCGTCGTCGTCGAGCCGCAGACGCCCGGCAACGTCGGCACCATCGCCCGGGCGATGAAGAACTTCGGGTTCTCCGACCTGAAGCTCGTCGACCCGCCGGAACTGGACCGCGACGGCGAGGCGTACGGCTTCGCCGGGCAGGCCCGCGAGGACGTGCTCCCGAACGCGGACGAGGTCACCTTCGACGAGGTCGTCGAGAACTACCACACTGTCGGGATGACCGCCATCACGAACGAGGACTGCCGGAAGCACACCCGGTTCCCGTTCGCCACGCCCGACGAACTCGCCGAGGAGCTGGCGACCGTCGAGACGGACACGGCCCTGCTGTTCGGCCGCGAGGACAACGGCCTCGCGAACGACGAGCTCGAACGCGTCGACCAGATCGGCGCGATCCCCGCAAGCGCGGAGTACTCGTCGCTCAACCTCGGGCAGGCAGCGACGGTGACGCTGTACGAACTGCGGGACCTCACCCTCGACGAGACGCAGCTTCCGGACCGGGAGCGCGAGCGCGCCGCCCAGCCTGCCGTCGAGCGCCTGTACGACGAGTTCTCGAACTTCCTCGCCGCCGTCTCCCACCCCGAGGAGAAGCGCCCCAAGACCGAGCGGATGCTCCGCCGGGTCGTCGGGCGCGCGCACCCCACCGAGCGGGAGGCGTCACGCATGACCGGCCTGTTCAGGAAGGCGGCGGCGCGGCTGGACGACGGAGAAGAGTGATTACGCCCGCTTCTGGATCTCCTCGCGCAGTACCTCGCTAACGAGGTCGCCGTCCGCTTTCCCCCGTAGCGCGCCCATCGCCTCGCCCATCAGGCCGGAGAACGCGCCCATCCCCTCCTCGGCGACCTGCTCCTCGTTGCGGTCCACGACCTCGACGACGGCGTCGCGAACCTCGCTCTCGTCGACGCCGCCCAGGTCCTCGGCCTCGACGGCCTCCTCGGCCGTGAGGTCGGGGTCCTCGGCCAGCGCGGTCAGCAGGTCCTCCATCCCCTCGTTCGGCACCTCGC
Encoded here:
- the folP gene encoding dihydropteroate synthase, with amino-acid sequence MRNVEAAGLGIGDDHPPRIMGVLNVSEESPYDPSVYDDPGEAAAYVDDELVGEGADIVDVGLESANKRFEVLSAEEELDRLDTAVEAMESVSGDAVFSIETRYAEVADEALARGFDMVNDICGFADPAMPDVCEEYDAAVAKMASPPDLERPGAIEDVDDIYEALQRNGLTDKTIVDPAFGGWSEEKTLEDDRETLRRLREFRGLDRPILVSINRKNFLREIADRSTEEALPVSLAATSMAVERGAHVVRTHDVAETRDAALIGDAFACERVRGGDGVTVEELDVTGTAEARRHIERIGGDPDGAADCATRVFELGGLTPDVRRELAAAADERGAAFVPGDDAAIIAGPPARVEAVAAAVAEVAPEFRSVEEQIRNPPN
- a CDS encoding RNA methyltransferase, yielding MSAPTVVVVEPQTPGNVGTIARAMKNFGFSDLKLVDPPELDRDGEAYGFAGQAREDVLPNADEVTFDEVVENYHTVGMTAITNEDCRKHTRFPFATPDELAEELATVETDTALLFGREDNGLANDELERVDQIGAIPASAEYSSLNLGQAATVTLYELRDLTLDETQLPDRERERAAQPAVERLYDEFSNFLAAVSHPEEKRPKTERMLRRVVGRAHPTEREASRMTGLFRKAAARLDDGEE